One Drosophila willistoni isolate 14030-0811.24 chromosome XL unlocalized genomic scaffold, UCI_dwil_1.1 Seg142, whole genome shotgun sequence genomic window, tttTGCCTTATTTCCAActtattgtttttctttgctgttGCAGTTTCATGTTGCTTTGTATGttgttcttattgttgttgttaaatattttttggttgGCTGTTCCTCTCCATCATCTCATCTACTACTACACTACGTTGAAAAACGCATCAATATCATCAATATCTCATCAAACGATCATCATTtgatcattatcatcatcaaccTCAAAACTCATAATCATCTCATTCTCATATTACTCCCTCTTCTCTGCTCCTCTCGCGTCTATTACTTTGCTATTGTTACTGCTTCCTCTTGTTTGTTTCCTGCATCTGCAATTGAACTTCCTTCCTCCGACGCCGTTGCTGCATTTCTCTAGACAACCGACAACCTCTCTCCACCaccgtcatcatcatcatcatcatcttcatctctCACGCTTACAGCCGCCTTAGTATTCCTTCTACTGATTTACTTCTGTACACTCTTGATGAGCAAATCGGTGGACAGGGATTTGGGACGCTCGATGGGCAGACCCAGAGCACGATCCCACACCAGAGAGGCGAGCACACCGAGAGCACGGGAAACACCAAAGAGCACAGTGTAGTAGTTCATTTCCTTCATGCCATAGTACTGCAGGAGGACACCAGAGTGGGCATCTACATTGGGCCAGGGGTTCTTGACCTTGCCGGTTTCAGTTAGGATTGGTGGCACCACCTTGTAGATCTTGGACACCAGCTGGAATAGCTCATCGTCGGGCAGATGCTTGAGGGCGAACTCACGTTGGCAGGTATAACGGGGATCGGTCTTACGGAGCACAGCATGACCATAGCCGGGCACaacctaaaaaaaacaaagacacacaTTCCATTAGGAATTTCCCAATCAATTGATGATCGAGCCTGTCCAGACACTTACCTGTCCAGACTTGAGCGTCTTCCAGATGTAATCCTTCAACTGCTCCTCTGATGGGTTGTTACCAGCCTCCTTCTGGAGCTTACGCAACCAGATGAGCACCTCCTGATTGGCCAGACCGTGCAATGGACCAGCAAGACCATTCATACCGGCAGCAAATGACAGATAAGGATCACTGAGAGCGGAGCCAACCAAATGCACAGTGTGGGCAGATACATTGCCACCCTCGTGATCACTGTGAATGGTCAGATAGAGACGCATCAGTTCGGTGAACTGGGCGTTGTCGTAGCCGAGCATTTTCACAAAGTTAGCAGACCAATCCAGGCTCGAGTCAATTGCCCGGGAGCCCTTGCCGCCACGGTAAGTGTTGCAGTAGATGGTGGCAGCCACCACTGGCAGTTTGGCAATCAGATCCATGCTATCCTCATAGACGTATTCCCAGTACTTGCTCTTGTGAACACCATCCGAATAGGCCTTGGCGAACTTGCTGTCGTGATTGAGGGCCGTAACGGCGGCAGCGAATTGCGACATTGGATGCAAAGTGGTTGGCATATTGTTCAGCATGGTGACAACATGTTGAGGTAATGCGGCACGCTCAGCCCATTCGCGGGACAACTGCTGCACTTGGGATTTGGTGGGCACTTCACCGGTCAACAGCAGCCAGAACAGACCCTCGGGCAGGGGTTCGGTACCGCCATCGGCAGCGGGCAACACCTTCTGGCACTCGGGAATGGAGAGGCCACGGAAACGGATACCCTCATCGGCATCCAGGACAGATGTCTCCGTAACGAGGGCCTTGATGCCGCGCATACCGCCATACATCATGTCAATGGTGGTCTCACCCACTTTGGTGGATCCATGCTGCTTACGGAAGTGCTTAACACGCTCCTGCTCCTGGGGCACCTTGGCGGCCAAAACGTCACGCAGGCTGCGACCATCAGCGGAAATTTGGCGCACATACAAACCCACACTGGGCAGTTTctacaaaagagagagatagagaataCACATATATAGAGATTGCATTAACTACCGTTATGCCATTGCAACGTTATCTCTCTACCCATTCCACACAGTCACAACATCAtcacatcatcatcaactgCAGCTGTACTTGTAGAATATTTTACGCTTGACATTGCCCGACGACCACGACCACGACCACTACGACAAcatcgacgacgacgacgacgacaacgacaagcGAGACGCATCTCGTCTGGTCTGGTCAGGTCTGACTGAGATAATGATAAGCCAACAGGAGGGAGATCGATCTTGAAGTATTTTCATGACTCAGCTTAGAGAGACAAgtgatctctctctctctctcttcgcgTCCCTCTTTCTCCACCTCTTTACTACGTTTCTCTGCTCGAATAAATCTCAAAGAGATGTCTAACCAAAGAACCAGTTTTTCCAGGTTCCAGTTCATTCAATTTAAATCCCCACATAGATGATTCTAtatgaaaaactttttgtaAAAGGTTCTAGAAAAAAAACTACCTGAGAACGATCGACAACTCTTCAAATGTTTCAATCCTTAACCAAATTCCTGTATCAGCTTTATGTTTCACAACTCAAATTCCTTGAAATTCGAATCGACAAACATACAATGAAATATTTCTACATTTATGTAAACAAATTTAGCAATTCGAGAAAATGAAGCAAAACAAACATTCCATATATAtgaattatttataatatacatTCAAGTTTAGTGATAAGGTGGTCTGAGAGTGTTATAAGCGAAAGTTCCCTAACCCAGTCGGCGACTGGAGACCGGGGACTGGTTCAATGAACCAGAGATGCAACCCAATGAGAACGAACGTTGAGCGAAGGCGAGTCAACTCTAAAATAGAACCCAGAGAACGCGATGAGCAAACAGCAAACCACACGCGCGCCCCTTCTCTAAAGAAAGTTCAACGCTAAATTgaccgcaaaaaaaaatgtacaaaaaattCCTACGCTTCATTCATATTGTCGAACTTAAGAATACACTTTAGGCAAGAAATTTTCCTCTTAGCTCCAAAAAGAAATCAAGTAAATGGGGAATGTTTTGAGGATTAAGTCGGATATAGATTGATCCATTAATAGAGGAGAGAGGAAGACAATCGAGATCTAATATAACAAACCCATAAGAAGATATGtgtttgtttgattttgaTCAATGTTAATAAGAATAATAGCTTTAGTAGGTAATTTCCTCCATTCCCCCTAAATTGTataaatcgaaaaaaaaagttgttagTTTTCCGTTTAAGTCTGTGCGTGCAAGCGAGACGCACGATAATCCAAAGCATAGAATTTCCTCTTTCCATAGTGTAGAGCAGTTCACCCACTAAATCCGTCACTGAGACCTGTCTGGTGATGACTTGTAAAACAGcatttaaatagtttaagaaaaaaaacgaaggaAAATTCCAAAATACAGTTAAGTTGTTAGTGATCTTTATAGAAATGGaaatccacacacacacacacacacacaaaaggcTCTGTTTGTCTGTCCGTTTTTTTCAGTTCCTTTTCTGTGCGTTTGAGTTGTCTGTAGACAGAATAAGCACAAAGTGCGATTTTCAAATgcttgtattttgtattttgattGACAGTCGCCGCATTTTGTTGCTGGTTGTGTTGTTGGTTGGCTCTAGTGGGTcaacaaattcaattaacCAAGTGAACTTGTGGCGCCGTTTGCCGCTCGCCGATCGCGGTCGATGCGGCATTTCGTTGCTGTGCAAATTGAATTGCATATTGTGTGTGGACTGGACTGACTCGTGTCATCTGCACATTGATTTAAACAGAGAGAATCTCCATTCCCCCACCCACAAGTCAACTAGTTGGACAACCGAAACTTGTATTTTCATTGATAAAAAACTAatatacacacgcacaccttTGTTAGGTGggtatctacatacatatatgtagatttGATGGCGCTCGCATCATCATCGCCATTATTATCAAGCATATCAATTATCGATAATGAGCGCTATGGCTAAATATTGattaaatgtacatatatgtatatatacctacacatatacatatgtatgtatgtgtatagctataaaaaaaaggtttttgcCAACCACTGTAATATGTGGTTACCCTTTGAGGTAATTCAATCTTGGCTTAAGAGAGCTTAGTTTTTAGATACAAAACGATAACAAGTTGTCAGATAAACCGCAAAGCTCTTTCGATGTGGTGGAACAGGAGGGGAAACGAGACGAGGGTAACATGCTAATTGAGTTGTCAATTTATTAATAATCTGATTGATGCCAGAGACATCTACCTAGTATCATTTTCATTACGTCACAACGTATTCAAAGGACCATGAAGAATAATTTTAGAGAGTAATTAGCTTCATCGACACACGATCAAGACTATCTTGTAATTAAAACGATGTGTCTAGTACAATTAATATTAGGCGTAGGATCACCTAAATAGAGTGGCGAATCCTCAAGGGTGAATCAAGAACGATCAAAAACtgtttaaatttcaatatccaacaagaaaaactttcaatcAAGACCTAAAACTATTTCATATTCTATGTACATTATCGGTTATAAAGTATGATAACAAAACAAGGATGATCACAACAGGACCTTGACTTTAATCCTTATCTGTTAGTCAGGTCCAGATTAAGTGATATAGGGGTCGAGTTCGGAGGAGATCGGGATGGAAATTGTTTtggagttttattttttcaaaatatttattcattttcgTTGTAGCGAAAATTAGCTAACGACTTTATGTCCTCTTGCCTCACCTAATTGTTTTTCCCCCCTTTTCAACCGCTGTGTGTATTAGCCAGAATTAAGAAATATATCAACAGTCATTAAAATGTCagctgtctctctctcttggtgGATATAGTAAAGCACTCGTTTCCACTTAAGTTCGTCA contains:
- the LOC6644537 gene encoding probable citrate synthase, mitochondrial; amino-acid sequence: MSFYRISARKLAEAQKLPSVGLYVRQISADGRSLRDVLAAKVPQEQERVKHFRKQHGSTKVGETTIDMMYGGMRGIKALVTETSVLDADEGIRFRGLSIPECQKVLPAADGGTEPLPEGLFWLLLTGEVPTKSQVQQLSREWAERAALPQHVVTMLNNMPTTLHPMSQFAAAVTALNHDSKFAKAYSDGVHKSKYWEYVYEDSMDLIAKLPVVAATIYCNTYRGGKGSRAIDSSLDWSANFVKMLGYDNAQFTELMRLYLTIHSDHEGGNVSAHTVHLVGSALSDPYLSFAAGMNGLAGPLHGLANQEVLIWLRKLQKEAGNNPSEEQLKDYIWKTLKSGQVVPGYGHAVLRKTDPRYTCQREFALKHLPDDELFQLVSKIYKVVPPILTETGKVKNPWPNVDAHSGVLLQYYGMKEMNYYTVLFGVSRALGVLASLVWDRALGLPIERPKSLSTDLLIKSVQK